In the Glycine max cultivar Williams 82 chromosome 19, Glycine_max_v4.0, whole genome shotgun sequence genome, agagaagaatttGATCTAAAACTTGCACTAGAAGTTTCTGAAAGTGTGTTTTGTACCAAATgactctaactaactaactctgACTAATATATACTCTAACTAAGTTGATTAGACCCAACTAATCTCtctaattaagttaattacaCAATGCAAAGATCCAAAATTCGTAGCCCAAAATCCAAGTGTAGAGGCTATGAATTTCAAGCCCAAAATGACCCTCAAAGCAACAGAATTGGGCCAATCTCATTTGTGATAAAATTGTAGTTCTTTTCTTTAGCTTTCCAGGGACTACTCATATGCTATATTTGGAGTTCTGTAGCATCTTGTAGGTCCTGCACAAGGTAGATGAGCCAAGTAAGAACAAAGTTCGAAAATAAGCAACAATCATCAATTAAGCCCAATTATTTGCCTAAGACCAAAACTGAATTAAGATGAGAAAATAAGATTCAAAGAAAGGTCAAATAAGCTaataagaatagaaaaataatatactaaaaatGCTCTATCATTGGGAAAAATAACTTATTGGGGACACACTTCACGTAAATTTGCATTCGATTTCTATGTGTGTTTGTGCTCTTCCTAGCATAATTGAAATGTTGGAACGTCCCTTTCATATCAATGATGATGAAGTGGAACTAGGGGTGGTTAGAGCAATAACTGCCAAGTTAATTGACTGTAAGATGGACCAAATGAATCAAGTAGTAGTTGTTGGGTATGTTCTACCTCAATTTCTCGTCTCTCTCTGCACCCTACTAGCACAAACCACTCTTTGGGCCCATGGACATGCACCTGTTGGCCATAGTTATTGTTTTCAGCATCATATATCCccatgttgaaaattcatttaGCCGTTATACTTGATTTAATGCAAGTGTAAATGTGCGTCATCCTACTGATCGCATGTTTGGTCAGCATCAATGGCAAGCACTGAGAACAAAGCTAGTGACATAGAGGGTAAGAATTTCTGTCTATAATTTTCgaaattataattagataagTTATAATGCATAGTAATGTTTTTAGTATTCCTATTTTTATACAGCCATTAACATAATATGAGCACGATAATTGACTCCATAAATGTATTTTCAAAGGAAAAGAACAGCGAAGTTAATTTCTGCTAATCAGAATTTCAATGAATAACTGCCTTGAATTTATGACCTGTAATATCAAgaccaaaatttgattttaagatTTCAAAAGCCTGTCAATTTGAACTATGCTGCTTATTGAGAAGTATATGACTgttttataaatagaaatatcCCAATAGTTTTTTTCTACCTCAAATGTTAACATTCCATGTATATAATAGTGGTGGTGCATACAATTTTAATTGTAGaagatcattttttttctgGAGAATGTTAACTAATTCTGCTTATCTCTTTTTTCGCAAAAGGTCGTTATTATGCAATTTGTTCTAGTCTTCTAGATGATGGTTGTGCACTTAATAACATTTTGATTGTTATGTTATTAGATGAAACGCCATTGCTTCAACACGAGTAACTGGTTTTTGATTGGCCACGATGTTCGATTACTTGTTTCCTATTTCCAGGGAAATATTGCAAATGTTATCAGTACCATTCAGGCCAACAAAATAACAGAGGAGGAGTCTTAGGCAGCCCAAGGTTTGGTAGTTCGGTGAGAGGGCGTTTTCAACTGAAGTAATTCTCTGAAGCATCTAGATTTTATCcatgtgaaaaatattttcatcttaaaacaggaaaaaattgtaattttttgttacaaatttcCATTTATTTTAGTTGGCAGGTGACTAATTGTGCTACTCAACTTTGATATAGAACcttttgttttaagtttttccatttttatgttatgtcaaaaaaataaaaacagcagCCTCACGATAGCGTGGACTGTGCTCCTAGGAAGTAGGAATCAATATacatctatttaatttttagtgcATATTGAAGAAATTGTGCACTGATTACACTATCATAGTTATAGACCAGATAGACATCGTGTTGTCTTCTCATCAGTTGAGTTTAAAATATCATCTTTGCTGAATATCTCTTTGTAGAtgctattttctgtttttgaatctgaaaaaaaattgaagacttGTTGTGAGGACTCttctgtaaaattaaaatgttcataacaaaTTTGTAGAGTAATATGGCAATAGTTAAAATAATGGCTTGCCAATCTGTATATTAAAACTATCCAATGACTGACGTTGCGCcatgataacatttttttttctccatttgtTAATTGCTTTCTATTTGTTAGATTAATTTTGTATCTATGAAGAGAATCTACTTCACTTTGTTGAATATGATGCACGAATTATTTGAAACATCTCATACCTTTCATTCCTAcggattaaaaaacaaattgtatCTAAATGCTCTGTTGATAATAGTCTTAAATTTTTTGGATTGTTGTTCGGTTTTCTTTTCCCGTGAGGTGGACCCGGTGTTGCTCtacatatttaagaaaatttgatCCTTCCATTTTATACTTGTGCatgagtaataattttttcttaaaatcaaaAGTAATCATTTTCGGGTGTTtaaatattttccatttttccGTATGGTTGGATCCAATGTTCTAGAAATTGAATTCTTGAAATATGAAATCAGAGCATTTGATAATATTGACTTGAACACAAAGCAGGATGTGCAAAAGTTTATCAAACATGTACGGAAAAAACAAAACTCCATAAATCCTTgaagttaatatatttatttctcaTAAACTGTTCCATCTCACGTGGAATTATTCTCATCAACATTTGATAAACATACAATAAATCACCATATATAAACATGATCCGAAAGCATTAATCATTACATACAAATTCATATTATTACAACAATATAGGGAAATTAAACTACGTACTTGAGATTCATTCCATGCCATATGACAAGCTTTAAATGAGAAATGAAATTATCAAGACTGAAACATGTTTTTAGCAAACCCTAGTGAAATCAGCACAACGTTGTCTAGGGCCACGTCGTCCATTTCTGGATGGCAAGCAGCTACGGTAACCTTTGCTTTGTGGACATCTAACAGCTTTGTTGTATCTATTGCCTGTTTTGCCAGACACAGAGAGACTCACATCATAGAGCATTCTGGCCACATGGGAATCAAATGAGAACTCTGATTCCAACTCATTGCCGTTGACAACAACATTGTAGTGGATCTGAATGATGAGCAACACAATGAGGAGACCCTTCTTCATTTTGTGGTGTGTCCTCTTCTTGGGAACTTCTTTTCTCACGGACAAAGGAGGATATGGTTTGCTAGTTAAGCTAGGGAGTCTCTTTATAAGCCTTAAAACcttaagaaaaatctttttcattttgaacattttgaattttttttaataaataaccaATTTATACTCTCCTAAATAATTCTTATAGCAATGAATTATATAAtcaattcttaaaatattaaacattcATTAGTTTAGTTCATAAGTTGATGTTTTATAAACATTAAaggattaatttgaaaaaaatatatatctaaaaaactatgcattataatatattttttaaccacAATAATTAGTATATCTTTAATTGACTCATAAGTGGAACAACTTTAATGTATTTTACAAGATTTAGTCTTTTAGATCAACTATGAGACTGatcgaaaaatattattttggagaaaaataatattttaagaataaaattgatGATTTATTCTTAAGGAAATTGTGAAATAAGGGATTTTCCTTGTAGTCTATATATTTGTTGATCTTTATTCAATTGGATGACATTTTTGAGCTGGctctttccttttatctttaaGGGGGCGCTGTATTTATTTCTACTTGGCAATTCACGTGTCCCGTGCATCCTTCAAAACTTTTGCTCCTAATGCATGTGGTGTGGGGTGAACTTTATCTCATCAGTCTTTCACATCCTATTTATTTTCTCATGTAGCCTTCCAAGTTTGATCCTTACATCTTTTACTTGTCATGACTAAGCACTCATTTTTTAGTGTGATTAAATGTGTTATCGTCCTTAATTTGTTCCAAATGTATTTGGTGTATTTAAAAGATTTCTGAGAATGTCATAATAGCTGAAACATAGTGAAACACTTGATGACTAGCATGACATCTTGTTTCCCTTGCTAACTTATGACAACAAGATAGACTTGTCTCCTAATAAAATTAACCATTGAGTTTGTAATATTGGACAATTTGGATCTACATCTTGAGATTATTACACGAGACATGTTTTATTGGGAAATATTGTTGAAATAGGATAGTAAACTTAACTAACAAGTCACGACCCTCAAGAAAATTTGAACAAGATATAATAATGGGAGAAAATTGAACAGAAAACCATGTATTTTATTTAGCTTTGATAAATTGCTCTTAGTAGCCCAAATCATGTGCATGCTTTGACCTTTGAGTttggtaatttaattaattgattaaattatgaAACTTCTGGATAATTGTTTCTCAATTTTTCACCTTGGTAAACTAATATGAATCCTTATAAGTAATTTCAAATGTATCTCAATGGATAAGATAAGAAGGTGTTCATAGGATTGGATTAACAAGAATTCAATAAATTGAAGAAAACTACTTGACTATAGTTTGTGTATTCAAATTCATATCGaaccaaatcaataaaatatgATCATTCTAGCTGATGTGTCTTGGGTTCTATGATTTGAAATATTCTGATAACATTTTATTCAAACTAAtcaattgatttatttattttttattttttcttacactCAAGGTACTGGTGTAGAAAGACCATTCTACATTGGTTATTAGAAGTCTTCTACGACGATTTTGAACTGTCTTTAAGGGCAACACgttgtgaaaaaaaatttcacgATGGTCCCTTAAAAATGCAATAGATTCATGGCTGAAACTCCAAatctttatatcaacataagCTATTAGAATTTATTACGCTTTTGGTTAAGGGAAAACCTATAAGTTTATTTGTTGAAATGAGAAGCATTCTTTCATATCTGAGGCTTCTACAGTAATATTAtgttaaatcaatttttaacagttctggaaataaattattaatatattgcGATAAGGTCCATAAGGAATATATTTCAGGTTTGTTTGACAATAACTTATGCACAAGAGTATTCCACTGCCCATAGAATTtagtgaaaacatattgttgagaTGGTACAGTCAACGCAAGTTAAAATCTAACATTTCTCTATCGTTTGCTGCCTTAACTTTATTGCAAAGCTTTaatatttaatctaaaatttgtCAAAAGCTATATGAGAAACAATTTCATATGGAACTAACCTGTCTGATGGCATTATTAAGACCAGGGCAGAGCCCCCACAAGTAACAATTGCAACCTTTTACTTCTTGTTTAAAGTGATTGGTTAAGAAACATTTTTGTTTGAGAAGTTCTTATTGCTACCTACTGAAAAGAAAATACATCCTCTATCCATTTCAAACCAACCTCCCAAGTCCCATTAAGAAGTACACACCATTGTTTTTAATATAGAAACATTCCTATCTTTTAGACTGGCATATGCATAACCAGTCACTATATTTCAGATTTGAATTGTGAAATCAAATACTTACCATTGTTCCACCCAATTGCAACTAGGATCAATGCACTTGGCACCAGCAGATGTAGGGGATGAATAGTATATTGTTTGAGAGAtcaaagcaaacaaaaattaacatttagAACTGTCAACACTTGTATAATAAACTTAATAGAATAAGATCATCAACTAAAATCCAACACAATCATTTCCCTTCTCTCCAAGCACATGGCAACGACCTACTTACATAAGCTTAACTCACACTAATTAGCATTAGTAAAACACAATaagtcaatatatatatatatatatatatatatatatatatatatatgttatggaAGTGATGAAGAACAAGCAAGAACAGCAGCAGTAGATGCAGCAGAACAAAAATATCATACACACAGAGTTTTGCAGCAGAATTgaaaaagagacaaaagagagaaaaagaacacACAAACAGATTTACATGGTTCACCTTGAGTAAGGCTACATCCACGGGAGGGAGAAACAAAAAGCTTTTATTATGGTTGCAGTATACAAGTGGAAGCTTATCCTATCTGTAAAATACAGGGCATCCTTGCCTTATATAGGGAgaggacaaaacaaaaaaaataacagaataacCTTCCATATGGATTTAGGTCACAGCCCAATAATTCACCACCTTGAACTAACATCCATATAGGACACAAACTGCTCCCTCCAAGCACACATGAACTTAACCCCAACAATCAACATTGAGCAAGCTTAAGCGGTGATCAAACTTGCTCTTTGGAACAAGCTTTATGAACATATCAGCAGGATTGTGTAGAGTGCTAATCTTATGAACTTTGATTCTTCTTTCTAACCGAATGAAGTGATATCTAacatctatatgcttggttctatcaTGATGAACTTGATCCTTGGCCAAGCATATAACACTAAGGCTGTCACAGTAGATGTTAGCATATTCTTGATTAATTCCGAGATCATTTATCAGACCTCTAAGCCAAATTCCTTCCTTTGCAGCTTTAGTAAGAGCCATATATTTAGCCTCAGTAGTTGAGAGAGCAACAGAAGGTTGAAGTGTTACCTTCCAACTCACCAAGCAGCCACCAAGGGTGTAAGCATACCCTGTTAATGACCTTCTCTTGACCAGATCAGCAGCAAAATCTGCATCAGAATAGCCAGTGAGGCAGCAATCTGGGTGAGATCCATAGATCAAACCTACATCTGCAGTCCCTTTAAGATATCTGAAAATTCTCTTCACAGCCTTCCAATGTTCCTTCTGAGGTTGGTTTAAGAACCTACTAACCATGCTAACAGCATAAGCAAGGTCCGGTCTGGTGCAGACCATGGCATACATGAGACTACCAACAACACTTGAGTATGGAACCTTTGACATATAGTCTTGATCAGCCTGAGCTTGAACCTTTATTATAGCAGACAACTTCTCTTTTTCTAAAAGGGAAGTACTAATAGGTTTAGAATCAGCCATTCCAAACCTCACAAGTATCTTCTGAATGTAATCCTTTTGAGACACAAATAGCCTTTTCTGAGTTCTGTCCCTATAGATCTCCATTCCTAAGATTTTCTTTGCAACCCCTagatctttcatatcaaattcacCATTCAGGAGAATCTTCAGATTTTGTATATCACACATGCTTTTTGCTGCAATaagcatgtcatctacatagagtaGAAGATAAATCATtgatgcatcctccaccttgttGTGATAAACACAGCAATCATAGAGACTTCTCTTGAATCCTTGGCTGGTGATAAAGCTGTCAAACCTCATGTACCATTGCCTTGGAgattgtttcaaaccatacaagGAAAAAAGCAGTCTTGACAAATATacctttcttttccttgaacttcaaacccttcaggttgtttcgttagaatattttcttccaatcttcCATGGAGAAAAGCAGTCTTGACATCAAGTTGTTCAAGTTCCAGATCTTGGTTTGCCACAATAGCAAGAAAAACCCTGATAGATGTATGTCTGACCACAGGTGAAAAGATTTCGTTGAAATCTACTCCTTCTTTCTGGCTGAATCCCTTGGCAACTAACCTAGCCTTGTATCTTATCCCTTCCTTTTTTGAAAGACCAGGTTTCCTCTTGAATATCCACTTGCAACCTACCACATGTCTTCCTTTAGGTAGTTCAACAAGTTTCCAGGTTTGATTCTTATATAAAGATTCCATTTCCTCTTTCATAGTTAACAACCAATTTTCAGCTTCAGGATGATTGATAGCTTCTTGGTAAGTGGCTGGTTCATTTGAATCTATTTCTTCAGCTGCATGTAATGCATAGGCAGCCATGTCttcaaaaccatatctttcaagAGGTTTAGTGACCCTTTTTGGTCTCTGATTGATTCCAGAATTGAGCTATGGAGGATCAGGTTTAGCAGCCAAATGAGACTCATTTGCACTGAAATCTTCTAATTTTTCACCTTCTTGAAGAACCACAGGAGATGTTTCGAAATGACCCCCTTTTTCTGAGTCTTTGGTTGTAGATTCTACATCCTTTTCTTGAGGAGAGTGGCAACTCTGTGTTCCAGCAATTGGAACCTCAAGCTTGGGATGAAACAAGTGTGATTCATCAAAAATTACATCTCTGCTGAGAAGAACTTTCTTTTCAGATGGTGACCAGATCCTATAGCCTTTCACCCCATCACCATAACCCATGAACAGACCCTTTCTTGATCTAGGTACCAATTTTCCTTCATTGACATGATAATAAGCATTGCAGCCAAATACTCTTAGGTTTGAGTAGTTTGTTGTTTTGTCATTCCAGATTTCAATAGGAGTTTTAAGTCCTATAGCAGTAGAGGGTGTTCTATTGATAAGAAAACAA is a window encoding:
- the LOC113000441 gene encoding uncharacterized protein, which encodes MKKGLLIVLLIIQIHYNVVVNGNELESEFSFDSHVARMLYDVSLSVSGKTGNRYNKAVRCPQSKGYRSCLPSRNGRRGPRQRCADFTRVC